GGACGAGGGACGCTGTTTGGCGGAAAATGGCGGAACGGAATCGCAACGGGCGAATTGACAGGAGCCGTCCGTTCGTGGTCCGAGGCACTGGGAGCCACCGGGAAAGCAGGAATGACGGAACTACGGCCGAAAACGCCGCCGACCTTCGAGCAGTTAAGGGCGATGGCCGGGCAGGAGCTCGGCGTGTCGGAATGGACGACCGTCGACCAGAACCGCATCAACCAGTTTGCCGAATGCACAGGCGACCATCAGTGGATCCACGTCGATCCGGAGCGGGCGAAGCGGCAGAGCCCATTTCGCACCACGATCGCGCATGGCTATCTGACGCTGTCGATCATCGGCGCGCTGGCGCTGGGCATGGGCATCGTCCCCGAAAACACGCAAGCCGCCTTCAATTACGGCTTCGACAAGGTGCGGTTCCTGGCGCCCGTCAGGGTCGGCGCACGCATCCGGCTGCGCACGACGCTGTTGTCGGTGGAGGACAAGGGGCCGGGCCAGTATCTGATGAAGGCCGCCAATACGGTCGAGATCGAGGGCGAACAGAGGCCGGCGCTGACCGCCGAAACGCTGGTCATGCTTTATGAGCGGCGCAAGCGGGCGGGAGCGTAAGCTCCCTATCTTCGGTCATGATGGCTGTTGCCGCACCGACAGCCTGCCGCCGGCGCGGGTCGAGAGCAGTGCCAGCAACAGCGCAGCCACCGCCAGGACCGTTGCCGTCTGAAAGGTAACCTGCATGCCGTGCGCGGCTGCCGCTGAGGTCAGCATGTCCTGGCTTTGCCGTTCTCCCGTCGAGGCAGCCGCAAAAATGGCGCCCATAAGCGATGCGCCGGTGATCAGGCCGAGATTGCGCGACAGATTGAGCAGGCCGGACACCACGCCGCGCTCGC
This region of Mesorhizobium sp. C432A genomic DNA includes:
- a CDS encoding MaoC family dehydratase; the encoded protein is MTELRPKTPPTFEQLRAMAGQELGVSEWTTVDQNRINQFAECTGDHQWIHVDPERAKRQSPFRTTIAHGYLTLSIIGALALGMGIVPENTQAAFNYGFDKVRFLAPVRVGARIRLRTTLLSVEDKGPGQYLMKAANTVEIEGEQRPALTAETLVMLYERRKRAGA